A portion of the Phaenicophaeus curvirostris isolate KB17595 chromosome 17, BPBGC_Pcur_1.0, whole genome shotgun sequence genome contains these proteins:
- the USP30 gene encoding ubiquitin carboxyl-terminal hydrolase 30 isoform X1, with protein sequence MLPAGDGAVRRALRAGAAARHKVMKNWGVIGGVAAAVAAGMYVLWGPITERRRRRRGLVPGLLNLGNTCFMNSLLQGLSSCPSFIKWLEEFTAQYKTSENQTTEPQYLSLTLLHLLKALSCQEVTEDDVLDASCLLQVLRMYRWQISSFEEQDAHELFHVLTSSLEDERDRQPRVTHLFDVQSLEQPEITQKQISCRTRGSLPPVTNHWKSPHPFHGRLTSNMVCKHCEHQSPVRYDTFDSLSLSIPAAVWGRPMTLDHCLHHFISSESVKDVVCDNCTKIQAEGTLNRQSIEKQRTTFVKQLKLGKLPQCLCIHLQRLSWSNQGTPLKRHEHVQFNEFLIMDIYKYRIPVHRTSQNEPNQKTSEDTTPGPKDGMAVKSSDAEQPPGTKPLFMNGACSSSLMSSGTFPLAAFPECSSPVYLYRLMAVVVHHGDMHSGHFVTYRRSPPSPKSPLSVSSQWLWISDDTVRKASLQEVLSSSAYLLFYERVHSRVQHQSLHFRAEE encoded by the exons ATGCTGCCCGCGGGGGACGGGGCGGTGCGGCGCGCGCTgcgggccggggcggcggcCAG GCATAAAGTGATGAAGAACTGGGGTGTCATCGGCGGGGTGGCGGCCGCCGTGGCAGCAGGGATGTACGTGCTGTGGGGACCCATCACTGAGAGGAGGCGACGCCGGAGAG GGCTCGTACCTGGCCTCCTTAACTTGGGAAACACGTGTTTTATGAACTCCCTGCTGCAAGGCTTatcctcctgcccctctttcATCAAGTGGCTGGAGGAATTTACAGCACAATACAAGACTTCGGAGAACCAGACCACTGAGCCTCAGTACCTGTCACTTACTCTGCTGCATCTCCTAAAAG CTTTGTCCTGTCAAGAGGTGACAGAAGATGATGTCCTGGATGCCAGCTGCCTGTTACAAGTTCTAAGGATGTACAGGTGGCAGATCTCATCGTTTGAAGAGCAG GATGCTCACGAGTTATTTCATGTCCTTACCTCTTCATTAGAAGATGAACGGGATCGTCAGCCACGTGTGACACATTTGTTTGATGTGCAGTCGCTGGAG CAGCCAGAAATAACCCAAAAGCAAATAAGCTGCAGAACAAGAG GGTCTCTTCCCCCCGTGACAAATCACTGGAAATCGCCGCATCCTTTTCATGGAAGGCTGACCAGCAACATGGTTTGCAAACACTGTGAACACCAG aGCCCTGTGCGGTACGATACCTTTGACAGCCTCTCGCTGAGTATTCCTGCAGCAGTGTGG GGTCGTCCTATGACACTGGACCACTGCCTCCATCATTTCATCTCCTCTGAATCCGTAAAGGATGTTGTGTGTGACAACTGCACTAAA ATTCAGGCAGAAGGGACTCTGAACAGGCAGAGCAtagaaaaacagagaacaacATTTGTTAAGCAGTTAAAGTTAGGAAAG CTCCCTCAATGTTTGTGCATCCATCTGCAAAGACTGAGCTGGTCAAACCAAGGCACTCCCCTGAAACGTCACGAACATGTACAGTTCAATGAGTTCCTCATCATGGACATCTACAAATACCGCATCCCTGTTCATAGAACAAGCCAGAATGAGCCGAATCAGAAAACCTCTGAAGACACAACACCAGGACCAAAGGATGGGATGGCAGTAAAATCTTCAG ATGCAGAACAGCCACCTGGTACTAAACCGCTCTTTATGAACggtgcctgctcctcttcattAATGTCCTCGGGAACTTTTCCACTTGCAGCATTCCCTGAATGCAG TTCCCCCGTATACCTTTACCGTCTGATGGCAGTTGTAGTTCATCATGGAGACATGCACTCTGGACACTTTGTGACCTACCGCCGCTCTCCACCATCTCCCAAGAGCCCGCTCTCTGTCAGCAGCCAGTGGCTATGGATTTCGGATGACACTGTTCGCAAAGCTAGTTTGCAGGAAGTCCTTTCTTCTAGTGCTTACTTGCTGTTTTATGAGCGTGTTCACTCCAGGGTACAGCACCAAAGCCTCCACTTCAGGGCTGAAGAGTGA
- the ALKBH2 gene encoding DNA oxidative demethylase ALKBH2, which produces MDRYVVKRSPGETGSGKRPRLQLQEEPGPGQPLWQEIRAQGLCCDYRLLFGKAEADEIFQQLEEEVEYFEGEMTKLHIFGKWHDIPRKQVTYGDPELTYTYSGVTFSPKPWIPVLNRIRERVALDTGHSFNFVLINRYKDGEDHIGEHRDDERELVPRSPIASVSFGACRDFVFRHCDSRGKKATRHIKPIRLQLAHGSLLMMKYPTNVFWYHSLPIRKRVLAPRINLTFRKVMTIASK; this is translated from the exons ATGGACCGGTACGTGGTGAAACGCTCCCCCGGGGAGACCGGGAGCGGGAAGAGGCCGCGGCtacagctgcaggaggagccTGGGCCCGGGCAGCCGCTGTGGCAGGAGATCCGGGCCCAGGGCCTGTGCTGCGATTACCGGCTGCTTTTCGGCAAGGCCGAGGCGGATGAGATTttccagcagctggaagaggaggtggAGTATTTCGAAG GTGAAATGACAAAATTGCACATATTTGGCAAGTGGCATGACATTCCAAGGAAGCAAGTAACCTATGGAGACCCTGAGTTAACATACACGTATTCAGGCGTTACCTTCTCTCCAAAGCCATGGATCCCAGTTCTCAACCGTATCAGAGAGCGCGTCGCCTTGGACACGGGACacagttttaattttgttcttattAACAG ATATAAAGACGGTGAGGACCACATAGGTGAACATCGAGACGATGAGAGAGAACTGGTTCCGCGCAGTCCTATTGCGTCTGTGTCCTTCGGAGCCTGCAGGGACTTTGTTTTCAGGCACTGTGATTCCAGAGGCAAAAAGGCAACACGGCACATCAAGCCCATCAGACTGCAGCTAGCCCACGGCAGCCTGCTGATGATGAAGTACCCCACCAACGTGTTCTGGTACCACAGCCTGCCCATCCGCAAGAGAGTACTCGCCCCAAGAATCAACCTCACGTTTCGGAAAGTGATGACTATAGCCAGCAAATGA
- the USP30 gene encoding ubiquitin carboxyl-terminal hydrolase 30 isoform X2, producing the protein MLPAGDGAVRRALRAGAAARHKVMKNWGVIGGVAAAVAAGMYVLWGPITERRRRRRGLVPGLLNLGNTCFMNSLLQGLSSCPSFIKWLEEFTAQYKTSENQTTEPQYLSLTLLHLLKALSCQEVTEDDVLDASCLLQVLRMYRWQISSFEEQDAHELFHVLTSSLEDERDRQPRVTHLFDVQSLEPEITQKQISCRTRGSLPPVTNHWKSPHPFHGRLTSNMVCKHCEHQSPVRYDTFDSLSLSIPAAVWGRPMTLDHCLHHFISSESVKDVVCDNCTKIQAEGTLNRQSIEKQRTTFVKQLKLGKLPQCLCIHLQRLSWSNQGTPLKRHEHVQFNEFLIMDIYKYRIPVHRTSQNEPNQKTSEDTTPGPKDGMAVKSSDAEQPPGTKPLFMNGACSSSLMSSGTFPLAAFPECSSPVYLYRLMAVVVHHGDMHSGHFVTYRRSPPSPKSPLSVSSQWLWISDDTVRKASLQEVLSSSAYLLFYERVHSRVQHQSLHFRAEE; encoded by the exons ATGCTGCCCGCGGGGGACGGGGCGGTGCGGCGCGCGCTgcgggccggggcggcggcCAG GCATAAAGTGATGAAGAACTGGGGTGTCATCGGCGGGGTGGCGGCCGCCGTGGCAGCAGGGATGTACGTGCTGTGGGGACCCATCACTGAGAGGAGGCGACGCCGGAGAG GGCTCGTACCTGGCCTCCTTAACTTGGGAAACACGTGTTTTATGAACTCCCTGCTGCAAGGCTTatcctcctgcccctctttcATCAAGTGGCTGGAGGAATTTACAGCACAATACAAGACTTCGGAGAACCAGACCACTGAGCCTCAGTACCTGTCACTTACTCTGCTGCATCTCCTAAAAG CTTTGTCCTGTCAAGAGGTGACAGAAGATGATGTCCTGGATGCCAGCTGCCTGTTACAAGTTCTAAGGATGTACAGGTGGCAGATCTCATCGTTTGAAGAGCAG GATGCTCACGAGTTATTTCATGTCCTTACCTCTTCATTAGAAGATGAACGGGATCGTCAGCCACGTGTGACACATTTGTTTGATGTGCAGTCGCTGGAG CCAGAAATAACCCAAAAGCAAATAAGCTGCAGAACAAGAG GGTCTCTTCCCCCCGTGACAAATCACTGGAAATCGCCGCATCCTTTTCATGGAAGGCTGACCAGCAACATGGTTTGCAAACACTGTGAACACCAG aGCCCTGTGCGGTACGATACCTTTGACAGCCTCTCGCTGAGTATTCCTGCAGCAGTGTGG GGTCGTCCTATGACACTGGACCACTGCCTCCATCATTTCATCTCCTCTGAATCCGTAAAGGATGTTGTGTGTGACAACTGCACTAAA ATTCAGGCAGAAGGGACTCTGAACAGGCAGAGCAtagaaaaacagagaacaacATTTGTTAAGCAGTTAAAGTTAGGAAAG CTCCCTCAATGTTTGTGCATCCATCTGCAAAGACTGAGCTGGTCAAACCAAGGCACTCCCCTGAAACGTCACGAACATGTACAGTTCAATGAGTTCCTCATCATGGACATCTACAAATACCGCATCCCTGTTCATAGAACAAGCCAGAATGAGCCGAATCAGAAAACCTCTGAAGACACAACACCAGGACCAAAGGATGGGATGGCAGTAAAATCTTCAG ATGCAGAACAGCCACCTGGTACTAAACCGCTCTTTATGAACggtgcctgctcctcttcattAATGTCCTCGGGAACTTTTCCACTTGCAGCATTCCCTGAATGCAG TTCCCCCGTATACCTTTACCGTCTGATGGCAGTTGTAGTTCATCATGGAGACATGCACTCTGGACACTTTGTGACCTACCGCCGCTCTCCACCATCTCCCAAGAGCCCGCTCTCTGTCAGCAGCCAGTGGCTATGGATTTCGGATGACACTGTTCGCAAAGCTAGTTTGCAGGAAGTCCTTTCTTCTAGTGCTTACTTGCTGTTTTATGAGCGTGTTCACTCCAGGGTACAGCACCAAAGCCTCCACTTCAGGGCTGAAGAGTGA
- the UNG gene encoding uracil-DNA glycosylase, with product MIGQKTLHCFFNAAPAKKRGRSPEPGGDAEVSTPKKSRAVGDESGKASPLSPEQLERIRKNKELALQRLSERNVPPGFGESWRRQLAGEFSKPYFIELMKFVADERKRYTVYPPPDQVFTWTQMCDIRDVKVVILGQDPYHGPNQAHGLCFSVQKPVPPPPSLENIYRELSTDIEGFTHPGHGDLTGWAKQGVLLLNAVLTVRAHHATSHKERGWEQFTDVVVSWLNKNLHGVVFMLWGAYAQRKGSSIDRKRHHVLQTVHPSPLSVNRGFFGCRHFSKTNELLKKSGKTPIDWRAL from the exons ATGATCGGGCAGAAGACCCTGCACTGCTTCTTCAACGCGGCCCCTGCTAAGAAGCGCGGCCGCTCCCCGGAGCCGGGCGGCGATGCTGAG GTTAGCACCCCCAAGAAGTCCAGAGCGGTGGGAGATGAGTCGGGGAAGGCCTCACCCCTGAGCCCCGAGCAGCTGGAGCGGATCCGCAAGAACAAGGAGTTGGCCTTGCAGCGGCTGAGCGAGAGGAACGTCCCTCCGGGCTTCGGGGAGAGCTGGCGGAGGCAGCTGGCAGGGGAATTCTCCAAGCCTTACTTCATTGAG CTGATGAAGTTTGTGGCAGACGAGAGGAAGCGCTACACGGTCTATCCACCCCCAGACCAAGTCTTCACCTGGACGCAGATGTGTGACATCAGGGAT GTAAAGGTTGTCATTTTGGGACAAGATCCATATCATGGTCCGAATCAAGCTCATGGGCTCTGTTTCAGTGTCCAGAAGCCGGTTCCTCCTCCCCCCAG TTTGGAAAATATCTACAGAGAGCTATCTACGGATATTGAAGGCTTCACGCATCCTGGTCACGGTGATCTGACTGGCTGGGCCAAGCAAG GAGTGCTCCTGCTCAACGCTGTCCTCACGGTGCGCGCTCACCATGCCACCTCCCACaaggagaggggctgggagcagtTCACGGACGTGGTGGTGTCCTGGCTCAACAAGAACCTGCACGGAGTTGTCTTCATGCTATGGGGAGCCTACGCGCAGAGGAAGGGCAGCTCCATCGACAGG AAACGCCACCACGTCCTGCAGACGGTTCATCCCTCGCCTCTCTCCGTCAACAGAGGGTTTTTCGGCTGTCGGCATTTCTCCAAGACGAATGAATTGCTCAAGAAATCCGGCAAGACGCCCATTGACTGGAGAGCGCTCTGA